A genomic region of Raphanus sativus cultivar WK10039 chromosome 6, ASM80110v3, whole genome shotgun sequence contains the following coding sequences:
- the LOC108807823 gene encoding uncharacterized protein LOC108807823 produces the protein MSGTDAGKTGKIAVWWDMKDCPVPEGIDAHRVRPSIEGGFRQLGYSGPVSIRAYGDHKQTPDHQLQALSSTGVAVVHIRSESTCAVMYMDMVKWREDNPPPATMMMITNQMLDVFHWDLARLQQRTTYNLFLAYSVQPRAVLYVHTRKEWLWEKLLLGTTAAVTSSSADTADDAVFHCKTCSLDCLSLKSFKEHLSTKKHALEEVLHPTPTQIISVTSKWGKNYAATPEYATAKIHVCWNMSECPIPDGYDARRVRPSLEGAFKELGYSGPVSITAYGDHKKPPKATLKPSLPLESMLHMSFRKSYSRACLEI, from the exons atgagTGGGACCGATGCGGGGAAGACGGGCAAAATAGCGGTGTGGTGGGACATGAAGGACTGTCCGGTTCCAGAGGGTATTGATGCTCATCGTGTTCGTCCGAGCATAGAAGGTGGGTTCAGACAACTAGGCTACTCTGGTCCTGTCTCCATCAGAGCCTATGGAGACCACAAACAAACCCCTGACCACCAGCTACAAGCTCTCTCTTCCACTGGAGTCGCGGTGGTACATATCAGATCTG aaagcacgtGCGCAGTCATGTATATGGATATGGTGAAATGGCGAGAGGATAATCCTCCTCCGGCTACAATGATGATGATAACCAATCAGATGCTAGATGTTTTCCATTGGGATCTGGCCCGGCTTCAACAACGCACGACTTACAACCTTTTTCTGGCTTATTCAGTCCAACCTCGCGCAGTATTGTACGTTCACACTCGTAAAGAGTGGCTCTGGGAAAAATTACTACTTGGGACGACTGCGGCCGTGACAAGCAGCAGCGCAGACACGGCGGATGATGCCGTGTTTCACTGCAAAACGTGCTCTTTGGATTGCCTAAGCCTTAAGAGTTTCAAGGAGCATCTCTCCACTAAAAAACATGCACTAGAA GAGGTTTTACACCCTACGCCTACACAAATCATATCTGTAACGAGCAAGTGGGGAAAGAACTATGCTGCTACGCCTGAATATGCGACAGCTAAAATCCATGTGTGTTGGAACATGTCTGAATGTCCTATTCCCGACGGTTACGATGCTCGTCGGGTCCGTCCCAGTTTGGAAGGAGCGTTCAAGGAACTAGGCTATTCTGGTCCTGTCTCCATCACTGCCTATGGTGACCATAAAAAACCCCCAAAGGCCACCTTGAAGCCCTCTCTTCCACTGGAATCGATGTTGCACATGTCATTCAGG AAGTCATATTCTCGCGCATGTCTAGAGATTTGA
- the LOC130497110 gene encoding DEK domain-containing chromatin-associated protein 2-like: protein MRKSTQKRRKSRESSDTPAKRKRQTKKRDHPYDKDEEDSDSEGAKETHEEDDAAPEEEDSDDHEKTETEDERDEAEDEKPSDKKASSKKIEAETKAKEKQASTKISKKSGEKSSKRVAKPASSPAKKQKVDHDY from the exons ATGCGCAAGAGCACACAGAAAAGGAGGAAATCTAGAGAATCCTCAGATACCCCAGCCAAG AGGAAAAGGCAAACTAAAAAGCGAGACCATCCATATGACAAAGATGAAGAGGATTCTGATTCTGAAGGCGCTAAGGAAACTCACGAGGAAGATGATGCAGcgccagaagaagaagatagtgacGACCATGAGAAAACTGAAACTGAAGATGAGAGAGACGAAGCAGAAGATGAGAAGCCATCTGATAAGAAAGCCTCATCTAAAAAGATTGAAGCAGAGACCAAAGCTAAAGAAAAACAAGCTTCtacaaaaatttctaaaaagtCTGGTGAAAAGTCCTCCAAAAGAGTTGCAAAGCCAGCTTCATCCCCAGCTAAGAAGCAAAAAGTTGATCATGATTATTAG